In the genome of Leptospira congkakensis, one region contains:
- a CDS encoding YncE family protein, with protein MIRFSYFSPFYLLILLFCFSLSAQKIESEFSFKTDFSVRPTFVEDDTPFFVNGGKWIYLGRTADFDEPGLYFYDPQTKEKIYRPVPLETYFLSHPTEFLGKIETTGKRLPLTIYDFLFYDEGNHRAGFVVENKHNDTRAKRYFFMGWDLSTNTIDVVEQIYEIPENDKKSFAQSSRIGYSTEDNTGYFVFSVDADLKDNESTDVTALIYQIQNQNLTKLKEYKSKFYPYTPELHPESKQLVIAAYAEDFQKRNPIGFLYKVNTDSFQEFSIPSTPYGISFSKDGKYLYMAAADTGEVRMYNTDNLSDVKKTKWGTHGHKLGFWKEGELVWVRNSGLHIYDPITLKQKKVIPTKKFYKNQINVSGSSFLPFRKLLLRNGLEDVAGGAANRILIAD; from the coding sequence ATGATTCGATTTTCTTATTTCTCTCCTTTTTATCTTTTGATCCTACTGTTTTGTTTTTCCTTATCTGCACAAAAAATAGAATCAGAGTTTTCCTTTAAAACCGACTTCAGTGTCCGGCCAACATTTGTAGAAGATGATACTCCTTTCTTTGTGAATGGGGGGAAGTGGATTTATTTAGGAAGAACTGCCGATTTTGACGAACCTGGTTTGTATTTTTATGATCCACAAACTAAAGAAAAAATTTATCGTCCGGTTCCTTTGGAAACTTATTTTCTTTCTCATCCCACAGAGTTTCTCGGCAAAATAGAAACGACTGGCAAACGTTTGCCGTTAACCATTTATGATTTTTTATTTTATGATGAAGGGAATCACCGCGCAGGTTTCGTTGTTGAAAACAAACACAATGATACTCGTGCCAAACGTTACTTTTTTATGGGATGGGATCTATCAACGAATACCATTGATGTGGTAGAACAGATTTACGAAATTCCGGAAAATGATAAAAAATCCTTTGCCCAAAGTTCCCGGATTGGTTACTCAACGGAAGACAATACAGGTTACTTTGTGTTTTCAGTAGATGCAGATTTAAAAGACAATGAATCGACAGATGTCACTGCTTTGATTTATCAAATTCAAAATCAGAACTTAACAAAATTAAAAGAATATAAATCTAAATTCTATCCTTATACTCCGGAGCTCCATCCCGAATCAAAACAATTGGTCATTGCAGCGTATGCGGAGGATTTTCAAAAAAGAAATCCAATCGGTTTTTTGTACAAAGTAAACACAGATTCATTCCAAGAATTTTCTATTCCTTCCACTCCTTATGGAATTAGTTTTTCGAAAGATGGAAAGTATTTGTATATGGCAGCAGCGGATACCGGTGAAGTGCGTATGTACAATACGGACAATCTTTCCGATGTGAAAAAAACAAAGTGGGGAACCCACGGTCATAAATTAGGATTTTGGAAAGAAGGGGAACTTGTCTGGGTTCGAAACTCTGGGCTTCATATTTATGATCCCATCACTTTAAAACAAAAGAAGGTAATTCCTACTAAAAAGTTTTATAAAAATCAAATCAATGTAAGCGGTTCGTCATTTTTGCCATTTCGTAAGTTACTCCTTAGAAATGGACTGGAAGATGTGGCTGGCGGTGCCGCCAACCGCATCTTAATTGCAGATTAA
- a CDS encoding NAD(P)H-binding protein, whose product MKVFVYGGSGLVGGHLVTELLKAGHEVFAGSRKPESQKSSTNLHWVFADSSELNKGLEVLEKVDAAYFLSPPGQTNQYEILSPWIEKAKQVGLKKLVLMTAMGVEHAPPEAPFRKTEILLEGAGIPWNIIRPNWFMQNFHTFWISGIKQDGKIYFPGGSAKTSFIDAKDIASVASVLLTTTKNENQAFTLTGPESIDHNEVANHLTKVSGKTIGYVDVNPKVFESSLVSAGLPKDYAAFLVMIAGALKDGFASPIVDTVKTLTGKDPISFGQYAKENADAWK is encoded by the coding sequence ATGAAAGTATTTGTATATGGCGGCTCAGGACTCGTAGGTGGTCACCTCGTAACCGAATTACTAAAAGCGGGACATGAAGTTTTTGCAGGATCCAGAAAACCAGAATCCCAAAAGAGTTCCACGAACTTACATTGGGTGTTTGCTGATTCTAGCGAACTGAACAAGGGGTTGGAAGTTTTGGAAAAAGTGGATGCAGCTTATTTTTTAAGCCCTCCTGGTCAAACCAACCAATACGAAATCCTTTCCCCTTGGATTGAAAAAGCAAAACAAGTGGGTTTGAAAAAACTTGTTCTGATGACGGCAATGGGTGTGGAACATGCTCCACCGGAAGCACCATTTCGCAAAACAGAAATACTACTCGAAGGAGCAGGGATTCCTTGGAATATCATTCGCCCTAACTGGTTTATGCAAAACTTCCATACCTTCTGGATTTCAGGAATCAAACAAGATGGAAAGATTTACTTCCCAGGTGGATCCGCAAAAACAAGTTTCATTGATGCAAAAGACATCGCATCCGTTGCTTCTGTGCTTCTAACAACGACCAAAAATGAAAACCAAGCCTTTACATTGACAGGACCTGAATCCATTGATCACAATGAAGTAGCAAACCACTTAACAAAAGTAAGTGGAAAAACGATTGGATATGTAGATGTGAATCCAAAAGTATTTGAATCTTCTCTTGTATCAGCAGGTCTGCCAAAAGATTATGCAGCTTTTCTTGTGATGATTGCTGGTGCCTTAAAGGACGGGTTTGCCTCTCCTATCGTCGATACAGTAAAAACTCTGACAGGAAAAGATCCCATCTCCTTTGGTCAATATGCAAAAGAAAATGCAGATGCTTGGAAATAA